A genome region from Bacteroides stercoris ATCC 43183 includes the following:
- a CDS encoding phenylacetate--CoA ligase family protein, producing MISNHCVQERVILPLGDILTGQSVSKYLRFLQKSRYWSREEIDRFQNERLRLLITHAYGHVPFYREEMDKLQLTPADIRTKEDLRLLPIVTKAMIKKEGIERFKAAGIPEKSIVQGTSSGSTGEPFRYLTTKDDYSVNIAANLRGWYDMGWRLGDRYVKLSQNPRNNPVKRLQDYMTNNLYLATNPLTDENFANVLRQIESYKPRVIRCYPDPLLLLARYKRVHPEFAWSPVAITTTGNTLFPETRKEIEEAWGCKVFDSYSCEGNSCVFECPTHTCYHSTEEYGISEVVDEQGNPVKKGVGRLVSTSLWNMAQPFIRYDTQDFVEVDDTPCECGREHLKIVRILGRDNDVLVMPSGRRFIVHNFTVFFQTDIPELKRSIDQFQVVKQKSGCVVFRLVVNENYDTEVGNYIIRFWQQEFGVPVTIELLAELPVLHNNKRHFIISE from the coding sequence ATGATATCTAATCATTGTGTTCAGGAACGGGTTATCCTGCCTTTGGGTGATATATTGACCGGGCAGTCGGTAAGCAAATATCTGCGTTTTCTGCAAAAGAGCCGGTATTGGAGCAGGGAGGAAATCGACAGGTTTCAGAACGAACGGCTGCGGCTGCTGATTACTCATGCTTACGGGCATGTTCCTTTTTATAGGGAAGAAATGGATAAGTTGCAGTTGACACCCGCGGATATTCGGACAAAAGAAGATTTACGCCTGTTGCCGATTGTAACAAAAGCCATGATAAAAAAAGAAGGTATTGAACGGTTTAAGGCTGCCGGTATTCCTGAAAAAAGTATTGTCCAAGGTACGTCATCGGGTTCGACCGGTGAGCCGTTTCGTTATCTGACCACGAAAGATGATTACTCGGTGAATATTGCAGCCAATCTACGCGGCTGGTATGATATGGGGTGGCGACTGGGTGACAGGTATGTCAAGCTGAGTCAGAATCCGAGAAATAATCCCGTGAAACGGTTGCAGGATTATATGACTAACAATCTTTATCTGGCTACCAACCCGTTGACGGATGAGAATTTTGCCAATGTGTTGCGGCAGATAGAAAGTTATAAACCCCGGGTAATCCGTTGTTATCCCGACCCGCTTCTTTTACTGGCACGTTATAAACGTGTGCATCCGGAATTTGCCTGGTCGCCTGTGGCGATAACAACCACCGGCAATACCTTGTTTCCGGAAACGAGGAAAGAGATAGAAGAGGCCTGGGGATGTAAAGTGTTCGACTCATATAGCTGTGAGGGCAATTCGTGCGTTTTTGAATGTCCTACGCATACCTGCTATCATTCAACAGAAGAGTATGGAATATCGGAAGTAGTGGACGAACAGGGAAATCCCGTTAAAAAAGGGGTTGGGAGACTCGTATCAACGAGTTTGTGGAACATGGCACAGCCTTTTATCCGTTATGATACACAGGACTTTGTTGAAGTGGACGATACACCTTGCGAATGCGGCAGGGAGCATCTAAAGATAGTACGGATTTTAGGTCGGGATAATGATGTACTGGTAATGCCGTCGGGCAGACGGTTCATTGTACACAATTTTACCGTCTTCTTCCAGACGGATATTCCCGAACTGAAAAGGTCTATCGACCAATTCCAAGTAGTAAAGCAAAAGAGTGGTTGCGTAGTGTTCCGGTTAGTGGTGAACGAAAACTATGATACGGAAGTAGGGAACTATATTATTCGTTTCTGGCAGCAGGAATTCGGTGTACCGGTTACTATTGAGCTTTTAGCAGAACTTCCTGTTCTACACAATAACAAACGCCATTTCATTATCAGCGAGTAA
- a CDS encoding UDP-glucose dehydrogenase family protein, with product MNISFFGLGYVGCVGMGCLAQNGHKVIGIDISSEKIKKINEGMPTIVEAGIDEIIREQHLQGRIRATHDYMEAVRESDISFVCVGTPSTNNGHLNLNYIYQTAEEIGEALKEKNGFHIIVIRSTVFPGTNKAVGKIIEDMSGKTRNVHFAVVSNPEFLREGTAVNDYMNPPLTVIGTDCEKARDIMTELYAPMGAPIETVSIEVAEMIKYVNNSYHALKVTFANEIGRVCKAYGIDSHEVMRIFCMDKQLNISPYYFKPGFAYGGSCLPKDLKALKTMAHDLYVETPVLNAIESSNQHHMENAIEWIQAVGHKKIGVLGLSFKAGTDDMRNSPIIHVIEALYGKGYEIRIYDRSVSLARLIGKNKSVIEEKLPHLNCMLQDDMDSLLDWAETIIISNNDEIFKSVRVRDGQAVIDLVRIKELEKENGYRGICW from the coding sequence ATGAACATTTCGTTTTTTGGATTAGGTTATGTAGGATGTGTAGGCATGGGATGTTTGGCACAGAACGGCCATAAAGTTATCGGGATAGACATTTCTTCCGAAAAGATTAAAAAAATAAACGAGGGGATGCCTACAATTGTAGAGGCAGGTATAGACGAAATAATCAGGGAACAGCATCTGCAAGGAAGAATCAGAGCTACACACGACTACATGGAGGCTGTGAGAGAAAGTGATATTTCTTTCGTGTGCGTAGGTACTCCTTCTACGAATAACGGACATTTGAACTTAAATTATATTTATCAGACCGCCGAAGAGATAGGAGAGGCATTGAAGGAGAAAAACGGTTTTCATATTATCGTCATCAGATCGACCGTATTTCCCGGTACGAATAAAGCAGTGGGTAAGATAATAGAGGATATGTCCGGAAAGACGCGGAATGTGCACTTTGCCGTTGTATCTAATCCGGAGTTCCTGAGAGAGGGAACGGCTGTAAATGATTACATGAATCCGCCACTGACGGTAATAGGTACGGACTGTGAAAAGGCACGGGATATTATGACGGAACTGTATGCACCGATGGGTGCACCCATTGAGACGGTTTCTATAGAAGTGGCGGAAATGATTAAGTATGTAAACAATTCCTATCATGCTCTCAAAGTGACTTTTGCCAATGAAATAGGAAGGGTGTGCAAGGCATACGGCATTGATTCGCACGAAGTGATGCGTATTTTCTGCATGGACAAACAGCTTAATATTTCCCCTTATTATTTTAAACCGGGATTTGCGTATGGCGGCAGTTGCCTGCCTAAAGACCTGAAAGCCCTGAAAACAATGGCGCATGACCTGTATGTGGAAACGCCGGTTCTGAATGCCATAGAAAGCAGCAACCAGCACCACATGGAAAACGCCATTGAGTGGATTCAGGCAGTAGGACATAAGAAAATCGGTGTATTGGGATTGAGCTTCAAGGCAGGAACGGATGATATGAGAAACAGCCCTATTATACATGTGATAGAAGCATTGTATGGTAAGGGGTATGAAATAAGGATATATGACAGAAGTGTTTCTTTGGCACGGCTGATAGGAAAGAATAAAAGCGTGATTGAAGAGAAGTTGCCGCATTTGAACTGTATGTTGCAGGATGATATGGACTCTTTGCTGGATTGGGCGGAAACGATTATCATTAGCAACAATGACGAGATTTTCAAATCGGTAAGGGTCAGAGATGGACAGGCGGTAATTGATTTGGTCAGGATAAAGGAGCTGGAGAAAGAAAATGGTTACAGGGGAATCTGCTGGTAG
- a CDS encoding CapA family protein, translating to MKITLVGDIFPADEFLSVGFGIRSQFEATKGERWKDNIQGITQDSDIVIGNLESPLLEPSLAAGKPDFYGSPEFARFLRECGIGVLNVANNHILEHGKGGYERTLQILEESGIAVAGNDNRVLYIHRDNCLIGIAGFCNVDLDKFDNDGCFSVLDEVNAMAALNEMADRKADLKILTLHWGNEYIHRPSMMQRNMAYRLIDAGADIIVGHHSHVIQPYEKYKAGHIFYSLGNFCFDKPFQSRQFSKGMGVDLYFDTDSKEIEKIEIFGIKLSFRHLMHRMPADSFKPYFAGIQNKYERLKCDTTYDTGYSEELSKRRMIERILMKLSLIQTFFFVSFKEKRMLINNLINYYFKI from the coding sequence ATGAAAATAACACTGGTTGGCGATATTTTTCCGGCAGATGAATTTTTGAGTGTAGGATTTGGTATCAGATCGCAATTTGAAGCTACAAAAGGAGAAAGGTGGAAGGATAATATTCAAGGTATCACGCAAGATTCGGATATTGTAATAGGCAATCTTGAAAGTCCTCTTCTGGAACCTTCGCTTGCTGCCGGAAAACCGGATTTCTACGGCAGTCCGGAGTTTGCACGTTTTCTGAGAGAATGCGGTATCGGAGTGCTCAATGTGGCAAACAATCATATACTGGAGCATGGGAAAGGCGGATATGAGAGAACATTGCAAATATTGGAAGAGTCCGGCATTGCAGTTGCGGGGAACGATAATCGTGTATTATATATTCATCGGGATAATTGCCTGATAGGCATTGCGGGCTTTTGTAATGTAGATTTGGACAAGTTTGACAACGACGGCTGTTTTTCTGTACTGGACGAGGTGAATGCAATGGCGGCTTTAAATGAGATGGCGGACAGGAAAGCGGATTTGAAAATCCTTACTCTGCATTGGGGAAATGAATACATTCACCGTCCCTCGATGATGCAGAGGAATATGGCTTACAGATTGATTGATGCCGGAGCGGATATTATAGTAGGACACCACTCTCATGTCATTCAGCCTTATGAAAAATATAAAGCGGGGCATATTTTCTACTCATTGGGCAATTTTTGCTTTGACAAGCCTTTCCAGTCACGGCAATTCTCCAAAGGAATGGGAGTTGACCTGTATTTCGATACGGATAGCAAAGAGATAGAAAAGATAGAAATTTTCGGCATAAAACTTTCTTTCAGGCATCTGATGCATAGAATGCCGGCAGACAGTTTCAAACCTTATTTTGCCGGAATACAAAACAAGTATGAACGCTTGAAATGCGACACGACCTATGATACCGGCTATTCCGAAGAACTTTCGAAAAGGCGTATGATAGAGCGTATCTTGATGAAACTATCGCTGATACAGACTTTCTTCTTTGTTTCTTTCAAAGAAAAAAGGATGCTTATTAATAATCTGATAAACTATTATTTTAAAATATGA
- a CDS encoding lipopolysaccharide biosynthesis protein, with the protein MAKLLIGDGIARILGFVITPVLTRIYLPAEMGSLAVFTSFVAILIPFSTLRYPLLIPVLKDEKMAFSLSYATFLMLLCSTILLIISLFFFKRDIFSLFSVEELSDFWWLIPISFFSMGLYELFYQWAIRKKEFLLLSKSKILQKSIGSAVQIGLGMASFGSLGLIIGSIFSEAGGLSLFARSFKKDICCNYRFVRWSRMKIILGKFVNYPVYRLPAQFLLSLSGKMPLLYFAWKFGAGMAGQVGLATTMLSIPVTLLGSSVGKAFYAEVSGMGSSKRIEILYLTRKVIQKLFCISLIPTILIVLFAPILFELFFGTDWVQAGVFARILAIYLITQFVYSPISEGLFNILKRQSIVLCLKIIRILIISMAFGACYYWELSPIATLLLYSIGMAANYVVATLVIINAVKYQK; encoded by the coding sequence ATGGCAAAACTTTTAATAGGCGATGGGATTGCCAGGATTTTGGGCTTTGTCATCACACCGGTCTTAACCAGAATCTATTTGCCTGCTGAAATGGGAAGCCTTGCTGTTTTTACATCTTTTGTAGCTATCCTTATTCCTTTTTCCACACTGAGATATCCTTTGCTTATTCCGGTCTTGAAGGATGAGAAGATGGCTTTCTCTTTATCTTACGCCACTTTTCTGATGTTGCTATGCAGTACGATACTGCTGATTATAAGTTTGTTTTTCTTTAAGAGAGACATATTTAGCTTGTTTTCGGTAGAAGAGTTATCCGATTTTTGGTGGCTGATACCCATCTCTTTTTTCAGCATGGGACTTTATGAATTGTTTTACCAATGGGCCATAAGGAAAAAGGAGTTTTTGTTATTGTCGAAAAGTAAAATCCTGCAAAAGAGTATCGGTTCGGCTGTTCAGATAGGATTGGGCATGGCAAGTTTCGGTTCGTTAGGATTGATTATCGGTTCTATTTTTTCCGAAGCTGGCGGACTCTCTTTGTTTGCCAGGAGTTTTAAGAAAGACATCTGTTGCAATTATAGATTTGTAAGGTGGAGCAGGATGAAAATCATTCTCGGGAAGTTTGTCAATTATCCGGTTTACAGGCTTCCTGCTCAGTTTCTGTTGTCGTTATCCGGTAAGATGCCTTTACTCTATTTTGCATGGAAATTCGGTGCAGGTATGGCAGGACAAGTAGGTCTGGCCACGACGATGCTTTCAATTCCCGTTACTTTATTGGGTTCTTCGGTAGGTAAGGCTTTTTATGCTGAGGTGTCGGGTATGGGAAGTTCCAAAAGAATTGAAATACTGTATTTAACAAGGAAAGTTATACAAAAACTATTCTGTATAAGCTTAATCCCTACTATCCTGATAGTTCTTTTTGCTCCCATACTGTTCGAGCTGTTTTTTGGAACGGATTGGGTGCAAGCCGGTGTTTTTGCCCGTATTCTGGCTATTTATTTAATTACTCAATTTGTTTACAGTCCTATCAGCGAGGGATTGTTCAATATTCTGAAAAGGCAGTCTATCGTATTATGTCTAAAAATAATTCGCATTTTAATTATCAGTATGGCTTTTGGAGCGTGCTATTATTGGGAACTTTCTCCTATTGCGACTCTTTTACTTTATAGTATAGGAATGGCTGCTAATTATGTTGTAGCTACGTTGGTGATAATAAATGCAGTAAAATATCAAAAATAA
- a CDS encoding polysaccharide biosynthesis/export family protein, with product MIKNMKKYGYIAFVLCVLAGCASQKQISYLQDVPDDYRQKITQDYDLRIHPDDLLSIMVNSKDPELAQMFNLPMVSYQIANSNTGYAGGQNRVLGYLVDKEGNIDFPQLGVIKVQGMTRAELTKYIKSQLIEKGLVKDPIVTIQFLNFKVSVLGEVNRPGTFEITSDRITLLDALSLAGDLTIYGQRENIKVVREENGERVVVSLDLRNKDLLSSPYYYLQQNDVVYVEPNKVKAGQREINQNRTIGTFASILSVMVSLAVLIFK from the coding sequence ATGATAAAGAACATGAAGAAGTATGGATACATAGCCTTTGTACTATGTGTCCTGGCGGGTTGTGCGTCGCAAAAACAGATTTCGTACCTGCAAGATGTGCCGGATGACTATCGGCAAAAGATAACCCAGGATTATGACCTCAGGATTCATCCGGATGATTTGCTTTCCATTATGGTGAACAGTAAAGACCCCGAACTGGCACAGATGTTCAATCTGCCGATGGTAAGTTATCAGATAGCTAACAGCAATACAGGATATGCAGGAGGACAGAACCGGGTATTGGGGTATCTGGTGGACAAAGAGGGAAATATCGACTTTCCGCAGTTGGGAGTTATCAAAGTACAGGGAATGACACGTGCAGAACTGACAAAATATATCAAAAGCCAGTTGATAGAAAAGGGACTGGTAAAAGATCCCATCGTAACTATCCAGTTCCTGAACTTCAAAGTATCGGTATTGGGGGAGGTGAACCGGCCGGGAACATTCGAGATAACCAGCGACCGCATCACCTTGCTGGACGCATTGAGCCTTGCTGGCGACCTGACCATTTACGGGCAGCGCGAGAATATAAAGGTTGTCCGGGAAGAAAACGGAGAGCGGGTAGTGGTTTCGCTGGACTTGCGGAACAAAGATTTATTGTCGTCTCCTTATTATTATCTGCAACAGAATGACGTAGTGTACGTAGAACCCAATAAGGTAAAGGCAGGACAACGGGAGATAAACCAAAACAGAACCATAGGTACGTTTGCTTCCATACTATCGGTAATGGTATCCTTGGCCGTGCTTATATTCAAATAA
- the wecB gene encoding non-hydrolyzing UDP-N-acetylglucosamine 2-epimerase: MKIVTVIGARPQFVKAAVVSREISKYDNIKECIIHTGQHFDKNMSTVFFEEMQIPLPDYNLNINGLSHGAMTGQMLEGIESILFKEKPDWVLVYGDTNSTLAGALAARKNHIKVAHVEAGLRSYNMDMPEEINRILTDRISDVLFCPTDVAIENLEKEGFKNLDYEILKSGDVMKDAMSFYMNKASEPECSIPEQFILCTVHRAENTDNEERMSSIIEALEKISSTLCPVVVPLHPRTEKVLQTRNYDFEASNIHFIAPVGYFEMIWLIKHCNFVMTDSGGLQKEAYFGNKYCITIRTETEWKELVEKNYNFISGYEKNNIINLAGKIHAMPPLSFQDELYGNGNASSIIVNKLSCNI, translated from the coding sequence ATGAAAATAGTAACGGTGATAGGGGCAAGGCCTCAATTTGTGAAAGCGGCAGTTGTAAGTAGAGAAATATCCAAGTATGATAATATTAAAGAATGTATCATTCATACAGGGCAGCATTTTGATAAGAATATGAGTACTGTTTTTTTTGAAGAGATGCAAATTCCTTTGCCTGATTATAATCTGAATATCAACGGACTTTCCCACGGTGCTATGACCGGACAAATGTTAGAAGGAATAGAATCGATTCTTTTCAAAGAGAAACCGGATTGGGTTTTGGTATATGGTGATACGAATTCAACATTGGCAGGGGCATTGGCTGCAAGAAAAAATCATATAAAAGTAGCCCATGTAGAAGCCGGATTGCGCTCATATAACATGGACATGCCCGAAGAGATAAATCGTATACTTACAGACCGTATTTCAGATGTATTGTTTTGCCCGACGGATGTTGCCATTGAAAATCTGGAGAAAGAAGGTTTTAAGAACCTTGATTATGAAATATTGAAAAGTGGAGATGTAATGAAAGATGCTATGTCTTTTTATATGAATAAGGCATCTGAACCGGAGTGCAGTATTCCGGAGCAATTTATACTCTGTACCGTGCATAGAGCGGAAAACACGGATAATGAAGAGCGGATGAGTTCGATTATTGAGGCCTTAGAGAAGATTTCTTCTACGTTGTGTCCGGTTGTTGTTCCGCTACATCCACGGACGGAAAAAGTCTTGCAGACAAGAAACTATGATTTCGAGGCAAGTAATATACATTTTATAGCACCTGTTGGATATTTTGAAATGATTTGGCTGATTAAGCATTGCAACTTTGTAATGACAGATAGCGGAGGTTTGCAAAAAGAGGCGTATTTCGGTAATAAATATTGCATTACTATACGTACGGAAACGGAGTGGAAAGAGCTGGTAGAAAAAAACTATAATTTCATTTCCGGCTATGAAAAAAATAATATTATCAACCTTGCAGGAAAAATTCATGCAATGCCGCCTCTTTCGTTTCAAGATGAACTGTATGGTAATGGGAACGCAAGCTCTATAATTGTCAATAAGCTATCCTGTAATATCTGA
- a CDS encoding glycosyltransferase family 4 protein, whose amino-acid sequence MNILNLSSLSLWDLGKGKGRVSTYLPIKGFVDRGHNVFYITNSVSQQAGDFEGITVLKAKTVLTNRRPFLDIMVYPFTVLCFLYVGMKICKKHKPDVIYAHTSHTSLPAFILSKIFGAKYVLRLYGVSYVKSIRLKVSYIFLYLAFALKSDMYILTNDGTEADKVALSFGVPQEKIYFLKNGIDKGWSTRMINPDLRKQFAPNGEKILLSVSRLANWKQVDWIIDIFAKLIKIDANVRLIITGDGPERKYLEQLSIDLNIDDYVSFVGSQLQADIFNYMNIADVFISMNALSSLSNPVFEAMICGTAVVALNRGTTSELIKNGENGILIEDDRLGELPQIINNLLENSEERKRIAKNGQRTILEQWPSWEERVRDEVDLVEKLAGNKVGV is encoded by the coding sequence ATGAACATATTAAATTTATCTTCTTTATCATTATGGGATTTGGGTAAAGGAAAAGGAAGAGTTTCTACCTATCTTCCTATAAAAGGCTTTGTAGATAGAGGCCATAATGTTTTTTATATAACAAATTCTGTATCTCAACAAGCTGGGGATTTTGAGGGAATTACAGTGCTAAAGGCGAAAACTGTTTTAACGAATAGGCGACCGTTCTTAGACATCATGGTGTATCCTTTTACTGTGTTATGCTTTCTTTATGTTGGCATGAAAATTTGCAAGAAGCATAAACCTGATGTCATTTACGCTCATACGTCGCATACTTCATTACCAGCCTTTATCTTATCTAAAATATTCGGAGCGAAATATGTATTGAGACTTTATGGTGTGTCTTATGTAAAATCGATTCGCTTAAAAGTCTCATATATATTCTTGTATTTGGCTTTTGCTTTGAAATCAGATATGTATATTTTGACAAATGACGGTACAGAAGCCGATAAAGTCGCTTTATCATTTGGTGTTCCACAAGAAAAGATATATTTCTTGAAAAATGGAATAGATAAGGGGTGGAGTACGCGCATGATTAATCCGGATCTGAGAAAACAATTTGCACCGAATGGAGAAAAAATATTATTATCCGTATCAAGGCTTGCGAACTGGAAACAAGTAGATTGGATTATTGACATTTTTGCGAAGTTGATAAAGATTGATGCTAATGTACGATTAATAATAACTGGAGACGGCCCGGAAAGAAAATATTTGGAGCAGTTATCAATAGATTTGAATATTGATGATTATGTATCGTTTGTTGGTTCACAATTACAGGCGGATATATTTAATTATATGAATATAGCCGATGTCTTTATTAGTATGAATGCATTAAGCAGCTTGAGTAATCCCGTTTTTGAAGCCATGATTTGCGGTACGGCTGTGGTGGCTCTCAATAGAGGAACGACATCAGAATTAATAAAGAATGGTGAAAATGGTATCCTTATTGAAGATGACCGGTTAGGTGAACTGCCTCAGATAATAAACAATCTTCTCGAAAATAGTGAAGAGCGGAAAAGGATCGCCAAGAATGGACAGAGAACGATTTTAGAACAGTGGCCGAGTTGGGAAGAGCGTGTAAGAGATGAGGTCGATTTGGTAGAGAAATTGGCTGGCAATAAGGTTGGGGTATGA
- a CDS encoding acyltransferase gives MRGAICRHILGCCGSGNNIEQGAYIGNGKDVRIGNNVGLGRNFKVLMRMLTIGDNVMMGEDVLFLGGGHRHSRTDVPMNKQGSEGKTPLYIESDVWIGARVTVLPGCRHIGRGAIIGACAVVTKDVPDFAVVAGNPAKVMKYRQ, from the coding sequence ATGCGTGGAGCAATATGCCGTCATATATTGGGATGTTGCGGCAGTGGCAATAATATTGAGCAAGGCGCGTATATCGGGAATGGAAAAGACGTCCGGATAGGAAATAATGTAGGGCTTGGCAGGAATTTCAAGGTGCTTATGCGAATGCTTACTATTGGTGATAATGTGATGATGGGAGAAGATGTTCTCTTTTTAGGAGGAGGCCATCGGCATAGCCGTACAGATGTTCCCATGAATAAACAGGGTTCGGAAGGTAAAACTCCTTTATACATAGAAAGTGATGTGTGGATTGGTGCACGGGTTACGGTGTTGCCCGGTTGCAGACATATAGGACGTGGCGCGATTATCGGTGCTTGTGCCGTGGTAACCAAGGATGTACCGGATTTTGCTGTTGTAGCCGGTAATCCGGCTAAAGTGATGAAATACAGGCAATGA
- a CDS encoding glycosyltransferase family 4 protein, which produces MNVLLVAKLSNQTLTENILSPLLKSSYVDHVYVLRDFPGDMIDGKVTYLSPEKVSESRIRHIRKVVAGVRYCSKYKIDVIIGVLNTPHGYIGKAIGAMMNIPYIHITIAGHREFWLGGKIRERVNLAVFRKARIITVTGQQTLAYLVSKGFDADRIVVLPNLPNQAFMDSNMQEEGERKYDIVSFSRIDKNKNIGLLLRAVSRIKNECSVKLIVAGDGEELDNLKRMAKELAIGEYIDFVGYISDLEDKLRIYRNSRIFVSCSKGEGFPVSLLEAMSCGCVPVVSNVGDIVDVIRHGTNGFVFNDVDSEMELAGCLMRLLSDKELVDKTSREARKIVESISVEGNAGIWDNVFARITARQ; this is translated from the coding sequence ATGAATGTCTTATTAGTAGCCAAATTATCAAACCAGACTTTGACAGAGAATATTCTTTCTCCTTTATTGAAATCATCGTATGTAGACCATGTCTATGTCTTGCGTGACTTTCCCGGTGATATGATTGACGGTAAAGTTACTTACCTGTCTCCCGAAAAGGTATCGGAAAGCAGAATCCGTCATATCAGGAAGGTGGTGGCAGGAGTCCGCTACTGCTCAAAATATAAGATAGATGTAATAATAGGTGTACTGAATACTCCGCATGGCTATATCGGAAAAGCTATCGGTGCCATGATGAATATTCCTTATATTCATATCACCATTGCAGGGCATCGTGAGTTTTGGCTGGGTGGGAAAATCAGGGAAAGGGTAAACCTGGCAGTATTCAGGAAAGCCCGGATAATTACGGTTACAGGACAACAAACGCTTGCCTACCTGGTGTCCAAGGGCTTCGATGCGGACAGGATTGTTGTGCTGCCCAACTTGCCCAATCAGGCGTTTATGGATAGTAATATGCAGGAAGAGGGCGAGCGGAAGTATGACATCGTGTCTTTTTCGCGGATAGATAAAAATAAAAACATCGGGTTGCTGTTGAGAGCCGTATCCCGAATAAAGAATGAATGCAGCGTGAAACTGATTGTTGCCGGTGATGGTGAGGAACTTGACAACTTGAAAAGAATGGCAAAAGAACTGGCCATCGGGGAGTATATAGACTTTGTCGGCTATATCTCCGATTTGGAAGACAAATTGCGGATATACCGGAACAGCAGGATTTTTGTTTCCTGCTCCAAGGGAGAGGGCTTTCCGGTGTCGTTGCTTGAAGCGATGTCTTGCGGATGTGTACCTGTCGTGTCGAACGTAGGTGATATTGTAGATGTGATAAGGCATGGCACAAACGGATTTGTATTCAATGATGTGGACAGTGAAATGGAACTTGCCGGTTGTTTGATGCGTCTGCTTTCTGACAAGGAACTGGTGGATAAAACGAGTAGAGAGGCACGGAAAATCGTGGAAAGCATATCGGTAGAGGGTAATGCAGGAATATGGGACAATGTATTTGCACGTATAACAGCAAGACAATGA
- a CDS encoding lipid II:glycine glycyltransferase FemX, whose protein sequence is MIFVSERIDVTAWEELIAQSSTANFFQTKECYDFYSGLSFLEAFVFGVTENGCLKGIVVGYIQKDGGKLKQYFSRRAIVTGGALLADDISDKALSALLTYCRNKLNKKAIYIEFRNFKDYSLYRDVFRENDFEYIPHLNFHIDCSSEEVIQKNLHSSKKRDIKAGFRKGAILVDSPSLDEVREYYRILVDLYRNKVKTPLFPFDFFEKLYQSDWGRILLIKYQNQIIGGVTCSILKNKTLYHWFVAGLDERFKSIRPSTLATWAAIDRTLKERIPISDMMGAGKADENYGVRDFKAAFGGKLVEYGRFLCILNPVLYHIGKIGVKILKRIKQ, encoded by the coding sequence ATGATATTTGTAAGTGAAAGAATAGATGTAACAGCTTGGGAAGAGCTGATTGCACAGTCTTCGACAGCCAATTTTTTCCAGACAAAGGAATGTTATGATTTTTATTCGGGTTTGTCTTTTTTGGAAGCTTTTGTATTTGGGGTTACCGAGAACGGATGTTTGAAAGGAATAGTGGTTGGCTATATACAAAAGGATGGAGGAAAACTAAAACAATATTTCTCGCGAAGAGCAATTGTGACAGGTGGAGCCTTGCTGGCAGATGATATCAGTGACAAAGCTTTGTCCGCACTTTTGACCTATTGCAGGAATAAATTGAATAAGAAAGCAATTTATATAGAGTTCCGTAATTTTAAAGATTACAGTTTGTATAGAGATGTGTTTCGTGAGAATGATTTTGAGTATATACCTCATTTGAATTTTCATATAGATTGCAGCAGCGAAGAAGTTATACAAAAGAATTTGCACAGTAGTAAAAAACGCGACATAAAAGCCGGTTTTAGAAAGGGCGCAATATTAGTGGACTCTCCGTCTTTGGATGAAGTTCGTGAATATTATCGGATTTTAGTCGATTTATATAGAAATAAAGTAAAGACTCCTCTATTTCCATTCGATTTTTTTGAGAAATTATACCAATCGGATTGGGGAAGGATTTTATTGATAAAATATCAAAATCAAATAATAGGTGGAGTGACATGTTCTATCTTAAAAAATAAGACTTTATATCATTGGTTTGTAGCTGGTTTGGATGAACGTTTTAAGTCAATACGCCCTTCCACATTGGCTACATGGGCTGCTATAGACCGAACTTTAAAGGAGCGGATTCCTATATCCGACATGATGGGGGCAGGAAAAGCCGATGAGAATTATGGAGTACGGGACTTTAAAGCGGCATTCGGCGGAAAGCTGGTAGAGTACGGACGTTTTTTATGCATCTTGAATCCGGTATTATATCATATCGGGAAAATAGGAGTAAAAATTTTAAAAAGAATAAAACAATGA